The Molothrus aeneus isolate 106 chromosome 15, BPBGC_Maene_1.0, whole genome shotgun sequence genome includes a region encoding these proteins:
- the MATR3 gene encoding matrin-3 isoform X1, with the protein MSKSFQQSSLSRDSQGHGRDLSAGIGLLAAATQSLNMPASLGRMNQGTARLASLMNLGMSSSLNQQGSHSALSSGSTSSHNLQSIFNIGSRGPLPLSSQHRGDADQATNILASFGLSARDLDELSRYPEDKITPENLPQILLQLKRRRAEEGYGRDGRSSTREPPYRVPRDDWEEKRHFRRDSFDDRGPSLNPVVDYDHGSRSQESGYYDRMDYEDDRLRDGERCRDESFYGETSHNYHKFDSEYDRMGRGPGPERSLFEKKRGAPPNSNIEDFHGFLPKGYPHLCSICDMPVHSNKEWNHHINGATHSRRCQLLLEIYPEWNPDSDSGHGMGDPFMLQQSTNPAPGILGPPPPPFHLGGPPVGPRGAGNGNMQGPRHMQKGRVETSRVVHIMDFQRGKNLRYQLLQLVEPFGIITNHLILNKINEAFIEMSTTEDAQAAVEYYSTTPALVFGKPVRVHLSQKYKRIKKPEGKPDQKTEPPKPELGRVIHLSNLPHSGYSDNAVLKLAEPYGKIKNYILMRMKSQAFIEMETREDALAMVEHCANKALWFQGRCVKVDLSEKYKKLVLRIPNKGVELLKKDKTRKRTYSPDSKDSPSDKKSKTEPAQKPESGNTEEKVKEEKQEDAAEPSGAKSGEQTEQDEPSLLLESEDELLVDEEEAAALLESGSSAGEDADVANLADVATEEKKDTPDDATVKTEGNAAATPAAKKKLKKRYVGGFPRSMEGFVTLDEVGDEEDSDHQKLRKSGLAAKAAGKSEDSLAEIKVDKIEEPEQESETLENGTKSEENAKAENVEASDAATAQDTEKSTQENTDPQGEQETKSVLEKPLVPDEFRIGPYQPNIPVGVNYVVPKTGFYCKLCSLFYTNEDVAKKTHCSSLPHYQKLKKILDKMAEDFRQKKEG; encoded by the exons ATGTCCAAGTCATTCCAGCAGTCATCTCTGAGTAGGGATTCACAAGGTCATGGGCGTGACCTCTCTGCAGGAATAGGCCTTCTTGCTGCTGCTACCCAGTCTTTAAATATGCCAGCATCTCTTGGAAGGATGAACCAGGGTACTGCACGCCTTGCTAGCTTAATGAATCTTGGAATGAGTTCTTCATTGAACCAACAAGGATCTCATAGTGCACTGTCTTCTGGTAGTACCTCTTCCCATAATTTGCAGTCTATATTTAACATTGGAAGTAGAGGTCCGCTCCCTTTGTCTTCTCAGCACCGTGGAGATGCAGACCAGGCCACAAACATTTTGGCCAGCTTTGGTCTGTCTGCTAGAGACTTAGATGAACTGAGTCGCTATCCCGAGGACAAGATCACTCCTGAAAACTTGCCTCAGATCCTTCTACAACTTAAAAGGAGGAGAGCTGAAGAAGGTTATGGTAGAGATGGCAGATCATCCACACGGGAACCACCATACAGAGTACCTAGGGATgattgggaagaaaaaaggcattttagaAGAGATAGCTTTGATGATCGTGGTCCTAGTCTCAACCCAGTGGTTGACTATGACCATGGAAGTCGTTCTCAAGAATCTGGTTATTATGACAGAATGGATTATGAAGATGACAGATTGAGAGATGGAGAAAGGTGTAGGGATGAATCTTTTTATGGTGAGACTTCGCATAACTATCATAAATTTGACAGTGAGTATGACAGAATGGGTCGTGGTCCTGGTCCCGAGAGATCTCTCTTTGAGAAAAAGAGAGGTGCTCCTCCAAATAGCAATATTGAAGACTTCCATGGATTCTTACCGAAGGGTTATCCCCATCTGTGCTCTATATGTGATATGCCAGTTCATTCTAATAAG GAGTGGAACCATCACATCAATGGAGCGACTCACAGCCGCCGCTGTCAGCTGCTGCTCGAAAT aTACCCAGAATGGAATCCTGACAGTGATTCAGGACATGGAAT GGGTGATCCCTTTATGTTGCAGCAATCCACAAACCCTGCACCGGGAATTTTGGGACCACCACCACCTCCATTCCACCTTGGGGGACCTCCTGTTGGGCCCAGAG GAGCTGGAAATGGAAATATGCAAGGACCCAGACACATGCAGAAGGGCAGAGTG GAAACAAGCAGAGTTGTGCACATCATGGATTTCCAGAGGGGAAAGAACCTGAGAtatcagctgctgcagctcgtTGAACCCTTTGGGATAATCACAAATCACCTGATTCTAAACAAAATCAATGAG GCATTTATTGAAATGTCAACCACTGAAGATGCCCAGGCTGCAGTGGAATATTATTCAACAACACCTGCCCTGGTGTTTGGTAAACCAGTCAGAGTCCACTTGTCACAGAAATACAAGAGAATAAAG AAACCTGAGGGTAAACCTGACCAAAAGACTGAGCCACCAAAGCCAGAACTTGGCCGTGTGATCCACCTGAGCAACTTGCCCCACTCGGGCTACTCTGACAACGCCGTGCTCAAGCTGGCCGAGCCCTACGGGAAGATCAAGAACTACATCCTCATGAGAATGAAAAGCCAG GCCTTTATTGAGATGGAGACCAGAGAAGATGCTTTGGCCATGGTTGAGCATTGTGCCAACAAAGCGCTTTGGTTCCAAGGCAGATGTGTGAAAGTGGATTTATCTGAAAAGTACAAGAAACTGGTGTTAAGA attccCAACAAAGGAGTTGAACTGCTGAAAAAGGATAAAACCAG AAAGAGAACATATTCCCCAGACAGCAAAGATTCTCCCAGTGATAAGAAGTCCAAAACAGAACCTGCTCAGAAACCTGAAAGTGgcaatacagaagaaaaagtgaaagagGAGAAACAGGAGGATGCTGCTGAGCCTTCAGGTGCCAAAAGTGGGGAACAGACAGAGCAAGATGAGCCCAGTTTACTCCTGGAGTCTGAAGATGAGCTGCTGGTGGATgaggaagaggcagcagcactgttAGAAAGTGGCAGCTCAGCAGGAGAGGATGCAGATGTTGCCAATTTAGCTGATGTGgctactgaggaaaaaaaggacacaCCTGATGATGCGACTGTAAAAACTGAGGGGAATGCTGCAGCCACTCCAGCAGCCAAGAAAAAGCTTAAAAAG CGCTACGTGGGCGGCTTCCCACGCAGCATGGAGGGCTTTGTCACCCTGGACGAGGTGGGCGACGAGGAGGACTCCGACCACCAGAAGCTGCGCAAGTCCGGGCTGGCAGCCAAGGCTGCGGGCAAGAGCGAGGACAGCCTGGCAGAGATCAAGGTGGACAAGATTGAGGAGCCAGAGCAGGAGAGTGAAACGTTAGAAAATGGAACGAAAAGCGAAGAGAACGCCAAGGCTGAAAATGTTGAAGCTTCTGATGCTGCAACAGCACAGGATACTGAGAAAAGCACCCAGGAAAACACAGACCCCCAGGGCGAGCAGGAAACAAAGAGTGTTCTGGAGAAACCTCTTGTCCCAGATGAGTTTAGGATTGGGCCATACCAGCCAAACATTCCTGTTG GTGTGAATTATGTGGTACCCAAAACAGGGTTTTATTGCAAATTGTGTTCCCTGTTCTACACAAATGAAGATGTTGCAAAAAAGACCCATTGCAGCAGCCTTCCTCATTATCAAAAGTTGAAG
- the MATR3 gene encoding matrin-3 isoform X2: MSKSFQQSSLSRDSQGHGRDLSAGIGLLAAATQSLNMPASLGRMNQGTARLASLMNLGMSSSLNQQGSHSALSSGSTSSHNLQSIFNIGSRGPLPLSSQHRGDADQATNILASFGLSARDLDELSRYPEDKITPENLPQILLQLKRRRAEEGYGRDGRSSTREPPYRVPRDDWEEKRHFRRDSFDDRGPSLNPVVDYDHGSRSQESGYYDRMDYEDDRLRDGERCRDESFYGETSHNYHKFDSEYDRMGRGPGPERSLFEKKRGAPPNSNIEDFHGFLPKGYPHLCSICDMPVHSNKEWNHHINGATHSRRCQLLLEIYPEWNPDSDSGHGMGDPFMLQQSTNPAPGILGPPPPPFHLGGPPVGPRGAGNGNMQGPRHMQKGRVETSRVVHIMDFQRGKNLRYQLLQLVEPFGIITNHLILNKINEAFIEMSTTEDAQAAVEYYSTTPALVFGKPVRVHLSQKYKRIKKPEGKPDQKTEPPKPELGRVIHLSNLPHSGYSDNAVLKLAEPYGKIKNYILMRMKSQAFIEMETREDALAMVEHCANKALWFQGRCVKVDLSEKYKKLVLRIPNKGVELLKKDKTRKRTYSPDSKDSPSDKKSKTEPAQKPESGNTEEKVKEEKQEDAAEPSGAKSGEQTEQDEPSLLLESEDELLVDEEEAAALLESGSSAGEDADVANLADVATEEKKDTPDDATVKTEGNAAATPAAKKKLKKRYVGGFPRSMEGFVTLDEVGDEEDSDHQKLRKSGLAAKAAGKSEDSLAEIKVDKIEEPEQESETLENGTKSEENAKAENVEASDAATAQDTEKSTQENTDPQGEQETKSVLEKPLVPDEFRIGPYQPNIPVENSG, encoded by the exons ATGTCCAAGTCATTCCAGCAGTCATCTCTGAGTAGGGATTCACAAGGTCATGGGCGTGACCTCTCTGCAGGAATAGGCCTTCTTGCTGCTGCTACCCAGTCTTTAAATATGCCAGCATCTCTTGGAAGGATGAACCAGGGTACTGCACGCCTTGCTAGCTTAATGAATCTTGGAATGAGTTCTTCATTGAACCAACAAGGATCTCATAGTGCACTGTCTTCTGGTAGTACCTCTTCCCATAATTTGCAGTCTATATTTAACATTGGAAGTAGAGGTCCGCTCCCTTTGTCTTCTCAGCACCGTGGAGATGCAGACCAGGCCACAAACATTTTGGCCAGCTTTGGTCTGTCTGCTAGAGACTTAGATGAACTGAGTCGCTATCCCGAGGACAAGATCACTCCTGAAAACTTGCCTCAGATCCTTCTACAACTTAAAAGGAGGAGAGCTGAAGAAGGTTATGGTAGAGATGGCAGATCATCCACACGGGAACCACCATACAGAGTACCTAGGGATgattgggaagaaaaaaggcattttagaAGAGATAGCTTTGATGATCGTGGTCCTAGTCTCAACCCAGTGGTTGACTATGACCATGGAAGTCGTTCTCAAGAATCTGGTTATTATGACAGAATGGATTATGAAGATGACAGATTGAGAGATGGAGAAAGGTGTAGGGATGAATCTTTTTATGGTGAGACTTCGCATAACTATCATAAATTTGACAGTGAGTATGACAGAATGGGTCGTGGTCCTGGTCCCGAGAGATCTCTCTTTGAGAAAAAGAGAGGTGCTCCTCCAAATAGCAATATTGAAGACTTCCATGGATTCTTACCGAAGGGTTATCCCCATCTGTGCTCTATATGTGATATGCCAGTTCATTCTAATAAG GAGTGGAACCATCACATCAATGGAGCGACTCACAGCCGCCGCTGTCAGCTGCTGCTCGAAAT aTACCCAGAATGGAATCCTGACAGTGATTCAGGACATGGAAT GGGTGATCCCTTTATGTTGCAGCAATCCACAAACCCTGCACCGGGAATTTTGGGACCACCACCACCTCCATTCCACCTTGGGGGACCTCCTGTTGGGCCCAGAG GAGCTGGAAATGGAAATATGCAAGGACCCAGACACATGCAGAAGGGCAGAGTG GAAACAAGCAGAGTTGTGCACATCATGGATTTCCAGAGGGGAAAGAACCTGAGAtatcagctgctgcagctcgtTGAACCCTTTGGGATAATCACAAATCACCTGATTCTAAACAAAATCAATGAG GCATTTATTGAAATGTCAACCACTGAAGATGCCCAGGCTGCAGTGGAATATTATTCAACAACACCTGCCCTGGTGTTTGGTAAACCAGTCAGAGTCCACTTGTCACAGAAATACAAGAGAATAAAG AAACCTGAGGGTAAACCTGACCAAAAGACTGAGCCACCAAAGCCAGAACTTGGCCGTGTGATCCACCTGAGCAACTTGCCCCACTCGGGCTACTCTGACAACGCCGTGCTCAAGCTGGCCGAGCCCTACGGGAAGATCAAGAACTACATCCTCATGAGAATGAAAAGCCAG GCCTTTATTGAGATGGAGACCAGAGAAGATGCTTTGGCCATGGTTGAGCATTGTGCCAACAAAGCGCTTTGGTTCCAAGGCAGATGTGTGAAAGTGGATTTATCTGAAAAGTACAAGAAACTGGTGTTAAGA attccCAACAAAGGAGTTGAACTGCTGAAAAAGGATAAAACCAG AAAGAGAACATATTCCCCAGACAGCAAAGATTCTCCCAGTGATAAGAAGTCCAAAACAGAACCTGCTCAGAAACCTGAAAGTGgcaatacagaagaaaaagtgaaagagGAGAAACAGGAGGATGCTGCTGAGCCTTCAGGTGCCAAAAGTGGGGAACAGACAGAGCAAGATGAGCCCAGTTTACTCCTGGAGTCTGAAGATGAGCTGCTGGTGGATgaggaagaggcagcagcactgttAGAAAGTGGCAGCTCAGCAGGAGAGGATGCAGATGTTGCCAATTTAGCTGATGTGgctactgaggaaaaaaaggacacaCCTGATGATGCGACTGTAAAAACTGAGGGGAATGCTGCAGCCACTCCAGCAGCCAAGAAAAAGCTTAAAAAG CGCTACGTGGGCGGCTTCCCACGCAGCATGGAGGGCTTTGTCACCCTGGACGAGGTGGGCGACGAGGAGGACTCCGACCACCAGAAGCTGCGCAAGTCCGGGCTGGCAGCCAAGGCTGCGGGCAAGAGCGAGGACAGCCTGGCAGAGATCAAGGTGGACAAGATTGAGGAGCCAGAGCAGGAGAGTGAAACGTTAGAAAATGGAACGAAAAGCGAAGAGAACGCCAAGGCTGAAAATGTTGAAGCTTCTGATGCTGCAACAGCACAGGATACTGAGAAAAGCACCCAGGAAAACACAGACCCCCAGGGCGAGCAGGAAACAAAGAGTGTTCTGGAGAAACCTCTTGTCCCAGATGAGTTTAGGATTGGGCCATACCAGCCAAACATTCCTGTTG
- the MATR3 gene encoding matrin-3 isoform X3, producing MSGARAAGWRRAVQRRSRESTEWNHHINGATHSRRCQLLLEIYPEWNPDSDSGHGMGDPFMLQQSTNPAPGILGPPPPPFHLGGPPVGPRGAGNGNMQGPRHMQKGRVETSRVVHIMDFQRGKNLRYQLLQLVEPFGIITNHLILNKINEAFIEMSTTEDAQAAVEYYSTTPALVFGKPVRVHLSQKYKRIKKPEGKPDQKTEPPKPELGRVIHLSNLPHSGYSDNAVLKLAEPYGKIKNYILMRMKSQAFIEMETREDALAMVEHCANKALWFQGRCVKVDLSEKYKKLVLRIPNKGVELLKKDKTRKRTYSPDSKDSPSDKKSKTEPAQKPESGNTEEKVKEEKQEDAAEPSGAKSGEQTEQDEPSLLLESEDELLVDEEEAAALLESGSSAGEDADVANLADVATEEKKDTPDDATVKTEGNAAATPAAKKKLKKRYVGGFPRSMEGFVTLDEVGDEEDSDHQKLRKSGLAAKAAGKSEDSLAEIKVDKIEEPEQESETLENGTKSEENAKAENVEASDAATAQDTEKSTQENTDPQGEQETKSVLEKPLVPDEFRIGPYQPNIPVGVNYVVPKTGFYCKLCSLFYTNEDVAKKTHCSSLPHYQKLKKILDKMAEDFRQKKEG from the exons GAGTGGAACCATCACATCAATGGAGCGACTCACAGCCGCCGCTGTCAGCTGCTGCTCGAAAT aTACCCAGAATGGAATCCTGACAGTGATTCAGGACATGGAAT GGGTGATCCCTTTATGTTGCAGCAATCCACAAACCCTGCACCGGGAATTTTGGGACCACCACCACCTCCATTCCACCTTGGGGGACCTCCTGTTGGGCCCAGAG GAGCTGGAAATGGAAATATGCAAGGACCCAGACACATGCAGAAGGGCAGAGTG GAAACAAGCAGAGTTGTGCACATCATGGATTTCCAGAGGGGAAAGAACCTGAGAtatcagctgctgcagctcgtTGAACCCTTTGGGATAATCACAAATCACCTGATTCTAAACAAAATCAATGAG GCATTTATTGAAATGTCAACCACTGAAGATGCCCAGGCTGCAGTGGAATATTATTCAACAACACCTGCCCTGGTGTTTGGTAAACCAGTCAGAGTCCACTTGTCACAGAAATACAAGAGAATAAAG AAACCTGAGGGTAAACCTGACCAAAAGACTGAGCCACCAAAGCCAGAACTTGGCCGTGTGATCCACCTGAGCAACTTGCCCCACTCGGGCTACTCTGACAACGCCGTGCTCAAGCTGGCCGAGCCCTACGGGAAGATCAAGAACTACATCCTCATGAGAATGAAAAGCCAG GCCTTTATTGAGATGGAGACCAGAGAAGATGCTTTGGCCATGGTTGAGCATTGTGCCAACAAAGCGCTTTGGTTCCAAGGCAGATGTGTGAAAGTGGATTTATCTGAAAAGTACAAGAAACTGGTGTTAAGA attccCAACAAAGGAGTTGAACTGCTGAAAAAGGATAAAACCAG AAAGAGAACATATTCCCCAGACAGCAAAGATTCTCCCAGTGATAAGAAGTCCAAAACAGAACCTGCTCAGAAACCTGAAAGTGgcaatacagaagaaaaagtgaaagagGAGAAACAGGAGGATGCTGCTGAGCCTTCAGGTGCCAAAAGTGGGGAACAGACAGAGCAAGATGAGCCCAGTTTACTCCTGGAGTCTGAAGATGAGCTGCTGGTGGATgaggaagaggcagcagcactgttAGAAAGTGGCAGCTCAGCAGGAGAGGATGCAGATGTTGCCAATTTAGCTGATGTGgctactgaggaaaaaaaggacacaCCTGATGATGCGACTGTAAAAACTGAGGGGAATGCTGCAGCCACTCCAGCAGCCAAGAAAAAGCTTAAAAAG CGCTACGTGGGCGGCTTCCCACGCAGCATGGAGGGCTTTGTCACCCTGGACGAGGTGGGCGACGAGGAGGACTCCGACCACCAGAAGCTGCGCAAGTCCGGGCTGGCAGCCAAGGCTGCGGGCAAGAGCGAGGACAGCCTGGCAGAGATCAAGGTGGACAAGATTGAGGAGCCAGAGCAGGAGAGTGAAACGTTAGAAAATGGAACGAAAAGCGAAGAGAACGCCAAGGCTGAAAATGTTGAAGCTTCTGATGCTGCAACAGCACAGGATACTGAGAAAAGCACCCAGGAAAACACAGACCCCCAGGGCGAGCAGGAAACAAAGAGTGTTCTGGAGAAACCTCTTGTCCCAGATGAGTTTAGGATTGGGCCATACCAGCCAAACATTCCTGTTG GTGTGAATTATGTGGTACCCAAAACAGGGTTTTATTGCAAATTGTGTTCCCTGTTCTACACAAATGAAGATGTTGCAAAAAAGACCCATTGCAGCAGCCTTCCTCATTATCAAAAGTTGAAG